One window from the genome of Poecilia reticulata strain Guanapo linkage group LG9, Guppy_female_1.0+MT, whole genome shotgun sequence encodes:
- the cldn26 gene encoding putative claudin-24 translates to MVLLTTKMMERTALFLSFGSYVTSLTTAFLPLWKTMNSDLNEVENWFSGLWLTCLYTEEKGIQCKAYDSVLGLPVDLQISRVLVLISIGTGGFALLTGFLGLEGVGVCMRKPEVKRRLFIFSGVMTWVSGLTTLAPVSIVAYTTVVDFWDEGFPDVMPRWEYGEAMFSGWFGGLGQVIGGTLFFVAVCMGDYDLQRLNVPVSPELKPRTRYYLKTEVL, encoded by the coding sequence ATGGTTTTACTAACAACAAAAATGATGGAGCGAACGGCTCTGTTTTTGTCGTTTGGGAGCTACGTCACTTCTCTGACCACTGCTTTTTTACCCCTGTGGAAAACGATGAACTCTGATCTCAACGAGGTGGAGAACTGGTTTTCAGGGCTCTGGCTCACCTGCCTCTACACGGAAGAGAAGGGGATTCAGTGCAAGGCCTACGATTCTGTGCTGGGTCTGCCGGTGGATCTTCAGATCTCCAGGGTCCTCGTCTTGATTTCTATTGGAACTGGAGGATTTGCCCTGTTGACCGGCTTTCTAGGTCTGGAGGGGGTTGGCGTGTGCATGAGGAAGCCAGAAGTGAAAAGACGGCTCTTCATCTTCAGCGGAGTGATGACCTGGGTGTCGGGACTCACCACTCTGGCTCCTGTCTCCATAGTGGCGTACACAACGGTGGTGGATTTCTGGGATGAAGGTTTTCCTGACGTGATGCCTCGGTGGGAGTATGGCGAGGCGATGTTCTCTGGATGGTTTGGGGGTCTGGGCCAGGTCATCGGAGGAACTCTGTTCTTTGTGGCTGTGTGCATGGGGGACTACGACCTGCAAAGGCTGAATGTTCCTGTCAGTCCAGAGCTGAAGCCCAGGACAAGATACTACCTGAAGACGGAGGTTCTTTAG